A window of Gloeocapsopsis sp. IPPAS B-1203 genomic DNA:
AAACGCGGTAGCTGCGGTTGTCGGCACCATTATCGCCAAAGCTTAATTGACATCCTGGAAAGACATCCGCAATAATTTCTGCCACTTCTTTGACACGATAGTTATGTGCTGTGTCCCCGACATTAAAAATTTGGTTATGTACAATGTCGCGCGGTGCTTCTAAGGCACAAATAATCGCTTTGCAGATGTCCAACACGTGAACTAAAGGACGCCAAGGAGTACCATCACTAGTCATCTTAATCTCATTAGTCGTCCATGCTAGTCCGGCGAGGTTATTGAGGACAATATCAAAGCGCATTCTGGGTGAGGCACCAAACGCGGTAGCATTGCGCATAAATGTCGGCGAGAATCCATCATCTGCTAAGGCTTGTACATCCCGCTCGACAAGCGTTTTACACTCAGCGTAAGCAGTTTGCGGATTGACTGGAGACTCTTCGGTGACATCAACGCCTGTGGCGACACCATACACACTGCATGACGACATATACACAAAGCGTCTTACCCCTGCTGCTTTGGCTAAATTA
This region includes:
- a CDS encoding SDR family oxidoreductase → MKILVTGTEGYIGSLFAPLLLQRGHEVLAIDTGFYKAGWLYNGTKATAQTLNKDIRQITTEDLQGVEAIVHMAELSNDPTGQLAPNITYEINHKGSVALANLAKAAGVRRFVYMSSCSVYGVATGVDVTEESPVNPQTAYAECKTLVERDVQALADDGFSPTFMRNATAFGASPRMRFDIVLNNLAGLAWTTNEIKMTSDGTPWRPLVHVLDICKAIICALEAPRDIVHNQIFNVGDTAHNYRVKEVAEIIADVFPGCQLSFGDNGADNRSYRVSFEKINTLLPGFKCEWDAQRGAQQLYDLFNLTDMTEETFLFRGFTRLKQLEYLIRTNQIDQDFYWTS